In Glycine soja cultivar W05 chromosome 10, ASM419377v2, whole genome shotgun sequence, the genomic stretch TAAAACATAAgtccaataaaaaaacattagttgAGTTCCTTAagtctaaataataataaaaacaacttcAACTTGAACTTCTATTCTTCAATTGACATTTTActcttcaaactcttcaattGATATATTActcttcaaactcttcaattgatatatataaggttattttcataattttatggaTAGTGGGTATCCACAGTGTAAGTACTACCATATCTACCTTAACTAACTGGTAGTTGAAATACTCGTATTTGTCGGTAGCAGATATCCGTTTACACTCCCCATTTTATATCCATTGTGAATTTTATCTACAAATATCCACATACACAAATTCTTATGTCATCCCTAGCGGTGAGGAGGTCACGAAGGTGGTTGTTGGTGATGATTATTGTGCATGGAGGTGATGGGTTGGGAGAGAAGAAGGTGAAGGGAAGAAAGAAGGGTAAAAAGGTCTTTTTCTCATTATTGTAGGGACACGTAGCAACAAGGTTGGGGCCAATATCAATTCCCCTACACAGCTTTAGGCTTTTTGAACCTGTAGTTTGGGCTTTGTTAGCCTTTCTATCCTCGttcaaaataaaaggaaacataCAAACTCAGGGAAAAGATGTCTACAACTTAACTACgtgattattaatatattttatgttattatttaaggaaagttaaattttattttaataatctgtgtaatattttaatattaattttgataatatgaGTGATTATAATAAGAAAAGATAACCTTTACAGTATAataccaaattttaaaaaatatttatttaatttcatgttaaaaattgaaacaaaagtttatcaaataaattatagaaattacacaacaacaaaaatgtaaCAATAAACTTggcttttattagttttttttttcatgctcTTATCGAATACACTGTTAgagtttacaatttttttttatcattagacAATCGTTACCATTTGCTACTACGATTATTGTCTTACTgaacttaaattaattattgactTAGCAAAGACATTCCATCATTGCCAAATCcatatattattagttaaatcacacaaaaaaagtatattaaagattcttaaaaaaaatataacctacaattttatcataataattattgtaatttgtaattttcttaaaattactttaaaatgtcaaataatattataacaaatattactttttaaatttattattattatgaggtcaaattataacaatattttCCAAGTTTTTATTAAATTCCGCATAAtccatcattttttatttttctacactAACTCTCTTTCaggtttaaaaatattacattaatattCTTATAATGGAGATAAATGTAATGGTTAGAAAAATAGACAGTTGTGTAATTACACAATATTTTAGagagtattattttaatttgctattattattattattattattattattcaacaaaacatgataaaatatgtttaatattattttttaacaaatattcacttaatcaCGAAATAACATTACTtgcattgtttttatttttaaagtctccatttatattaaataattattggaaggaaaaataaattaataatttgataataaataaaaaataataattaaagtaacataaataatattctttaaaaattaaaattctatagaatttcttaaaaaaataatttgaaaaaagacAGAAAACATTATTCTATGAacccttttttagtttttagtcctAACATTATTAAGGTATGGAAAAGAGttttcttaataattataaattaaaaactgatcccattaatttttttaggaattaaggtatctcatatttaaaattaacattattaataactataaattttaaggattatggtaaaacttccatattattgaagataagaaaatcaattaaaatatactaatgcttaaaagtattttacattatcatttaatataaataattaaaaataaataaattttctgataattactttaaataaatatccatatgtataaataaagtattttttcttcattaatattataaaaatttaataatgtataaaaataaattctatagATAATTATGGCCCACTGTAAagttgttaaaatttataaaatattgagTCAAGGATATTTATGGTCCAATATCCAATTAAGACTTCAGAGGATATATTAGTGCCACGGTATATATTAACCAATAACCacgaaatattattttaaattttaagaaaaaagaaacctaaaaagaaaaaaaaaaagagaggaagaacAAATAGGCTTGATAACATTAACATTCCAGATCTGATACGGAACCTCTTTCTCAggttttataaaatctcatgtCTGTTCAAAGCTTTCTTATTCTTCGTATTCATCATACACCACGCCAAATCACAATACCCTTCAGGTAATTTtgctctttttgtttttacgcTGAATCTGTTTGTTCCCCTTCCTCCAACGTTTTTCATTGGGGTTTCGACCCACTATGTTGGAGCTCAACACTAAGTTAgattccttttgattttcatcCATTATCTGTGATTAGGAACACCGATGTCACCAATTTCACATCTTGTGGGTTTTAGTTGGATGTTTTCAAGGGTTTGATTCTAGGGTTACTTATGCAGTTTTTGGGAATTTTGGCTCAGTTGAGATCTCTGTGAAACGGGTTTGGAAAATTTTTTGATCTTGAGGTTTATGAGATTTTAACTGTGGAAGAAAGATGGTGGGTGAGAAGTTTTGTGTGAGCGAAGATGACAAGGGTGTGTTGGAGTCTGTGTTGGGTGCAGAGGCTGTTGCGTTCTTTATTTCAGCACTTTCCAATAATGTGTTTTCCCGTGTCGTTGCGCCGTCGGCTGGTGCTGACCCGGCTCTCCGGCAGCGGTTGTGCCAGCTTGTTGAGGGTTCCAAGTGGAATTATGCTGTGTTTTGGCAGGTTGCTGGCTTGAAATCTGGTGGTTCAGCCTTGGTTTGGGGTGATGGGCATTGCAGTGATCCCAAAGGGGAGAGGAATGGAGTTGGGAAGGAGGATGAACAGGAGGTGAGAAAGAAGGTACTGCAGAAGCTTGATGCTTGCTTTGGTGGGTCTCTGTTGAAAGATGCTAATCATGTGAGATTGGACAGGGTTTCGGAGTTGCTCATGTTTTACTTATCCTCGATGTGCTATATATTTGGTTTTGATTCGCTGTGTGGCCCTGGCAGTTCGTTCAAGTCCGGTAAATTTATTTGGGCTTCTGATGCTGCTGGTTGTTTGAACCAATTAGAATCTAGATCGTTTCTGGGGAAATTGGCTGGTCTTCACACTGTTGTTTTCGTTCCTCTGAAGTCTGGAGTGGTGGAGCTTGGTTCGTTTGAAATGGTGCCTGAAGAGCAGGGTGTTGTGGAAATGGTCAGGACAGCATTTGGGGAATCCAGTCCTGGACAGGCAAAGGTGTTTCCAAAGATTTTTGGGCATGAGTTAAGCCTGGGGGATACAAAATCTCAGTCTATAACTATTAGTTTCTCCCCAAAGGTGGAAGATGATCCGGGTTTCACTTCAGACTCCTATGAAGTTCAAGCACTAGGGGTGAACCATGCTTATGGAAATTCTTCCAATGGGACTTTAGGTGACGGTAATGAAGGAACATTGTTTCCTCAATTGAATCAAATGATGGCTGGGAATTTTAATGCTCAAGCAAGGGTTCCTTGTCTAGATCTCGGTAATGAAGACTCATCATCAATTCATGCAGATGAGCGGAAGCCCAAAAAAAGAGGTAGGAAACCTGCCAATGGGAGAGAGGAGCCGCTGAACCATGTTGAAGCTGAGAGACAAAGACGTGAGAAGCTTAATCAGAGGTTTTATGCCTTGAGAGCTGTTGTCCCTAATATATCTAAAATGGACAAGGCATCTTTGCTTGGTGATGCCATTACCTTTATCACTGATCTGCAGATGAAGATCAAGGTGTTGGAAGCTGAGAAGAACATGGGTAACAATAAGGACCAAAAATTGTCATTGCCAGATATGGATTTTCAGGAAAGAGAGGATGACACAGTTGTGACAGTGAGATGCCCCTTAGATATTCACCCTGTTTCGAATGTTGTTAAAACGTTCAGGGAGCATCAAATTGTGGCTCAAGACTCTAATGTTTCAACTGCAgatgataaaataattcatacatTCTCCATAAGAACTGAGGGAGGGGAGGCTGCTGCTATACAgttgaaagaaaagcttgaagcaTCCCTATCCAAAAGTTGATTGTCAGATCATATTTATGTGTAGCATCTCAATGATATTGTAAACCATGTTAGAAATACTCTGTCTTGTAGGTTAAGTGGCTAACATAATATTGTTCTTAGTGCACTTTGTTTTTACAGTAGTGTACTTTGTTAGTTGTAATCTGTTTTAAAATATGTTCAGGTCATCGTAAATGACCTTAATTATGTACTTAAGTTgattaataattgaatttgatGTTGATGGATGATATAAGTTGAACTATATTTAATCTATCATCAATCTAAGTATGAAAAATGTCAACATTGGAACTTCTTTTTTTCTGGCTTACTCAGCTGGCAAATTTTGGACCATATGtggaaatattttttgtgtaCTTGATGTTTACATGCTTATTCCTGCTCATGGTTTATAATTAAGACTTCTTCTGAAGTTATCAAGGTTTTTCTGAGAAGGATACCCTTGTGGGAATTCAGTTACAGATTCCAGATCCACCAGCAGAAATTTCACTCATGGTAATGTGAATTTGGGAATGTAGTATTTACATGTTACaagcttttaaaaattattcttgtGAATTTGATAGAAGAGTGTGTGTGTTTcaccaattaaaaatttctttaagACGGATCTGTTGAGCCTGGCTCAACAGTTTTCGAGAGAATGAGCCTCGTTGCCCTTTATGCTTAACTCTAGCTGTGTTAAGTATGCTTTCTGCTTCTGTTATATGCTTATTCTATTCTGTTATATGCCTCAACAGTATTCTTTTGTTCTACCCTTTTTTTAGCATCCATTGTTTACCTACAAAAGACCAACCTTTTTCTGTCAGCGCAAAGAAGCCAAACATGTACGGGTCTTGTTAATCGGGGGCATTTAGCAAACtgattaaggaattaattataattttaaaaaaattctcttttaatttttcaactagGACATAGGCAATGGctgaaaaaaacaaacaaattagtaCATAGGCATTGGTTCGCATTTGTCTTGTCAACTTAATATCCGTTACATCGAATGTGCGAGCACGTGGGATGGGCAACGTATGGAAGAGGACAACCTTTTCAACACCATCATCTCACCATAATCTTAAAAGCTAgagtattaatatttttttgttctaacAAATAGGTATAGAGACTTGTTATTTGGCTACCAATTAGGGGTCTCAAAGTCAGTTAGTATGCTTAGTCAGTTAGTATGCTTAGGTGGATTGATGGGTTAGTCCGtcagaaatgaaaaaataaataaagaaaaaagaataatcttatttcataaaattaatttaaatgcaTAAATTTAATCAAAGAACATAAAGTATATTAtctatttatcttaaatttgattttaatataaatttttctattagtattagagaaattgaatttataaaataatataaaataacaaatatgtattttaatttttaaataacactataaatttaaaaaaaaaagtgacaacTTAAAATCTAAAcatctattaatatttttatatatgtatgacaGGCTAACCACCAGCTTGTCCTACCTAACCCGATTGGCCAACAATGGGAtacatgtattttaaaaaaaaaacactaagacTCTTGTTATTTACACCCCCTTTTTGCTAATTACACACTTGTACCCCTTTCTACTTCCCAATTATCCATTAAACCCTTTTCCCTTGAAGATGTACACCCCTTTTGCTTTCTAGAAATGTATTTTCAGAATTAAATATACCTATTCCAGAATATAGCTTTGGAACTATAAATTATAGTTCCATAGATATACTTCtggaataagtatttttttttaataaaatatcatttaggaattaaaatcattgacaagataaatatttatcttgtaCTCATGTTTATTagtcttatttttattctatcattGGAGTTCTTTAAATCCTATatgaaatcttatttttcattctatctttattattctttaaatccTAAGTTTAAACCATTTTCACCAtatattcattttataataatgtgTTTCATCAATAGCAtacaatattttctattttcctttatGTGACACTATGTTTCTAGGATGTTCATGACTAACTTCATCTATTATACAccttaattgtaaaataaagcttttgatgatagtttttttttccctttaatgGTGTTGTTCATTCATTTTCTAATCCAAGTCTACATCAACGACTTAGGCTTCAAAACTCAATGGCTCTTAAGTACTTTGATTGAGGTGTGATTTGTTATTACCATAAATGTCTTTTTGGAATAACGTATACCATTCACAAGTGTATCTTcagaattataaattatagttcCGGAGATATATTTCTGAAatagatatatttaattatggAAACATATTTCcaaaaagcaaaagggtataCATCTTTAAGGAAAAATGGTATAATAGATAATAGGAAGGTAGAAAGGTGGTACAGGGGTGTACTTAACAAAAATGGAATGTAAATAGCAAGAGCCAAATGCCAATAAGTGTTTAGACAACCTTAAGCCTAAACacctattacattatttttattttataaaatatttaagtggGTATGTATTAATTACTTAGATAAAAAAGAGATTAAGAGAATGAAATCCAGATAGTTCTAAGTATAATTCTATAaaaacaaattgtttttttataggaaaaaaatttattgaaaatattaatctcacttattaaattaactaaagtacttaattattttgaaacggttaaagtaaaaaaaaaaaaagcttgtaaaaaaaaggtataaaaataatatttgcgtTTATGTTCTTTTGCATTATACAAGTCATTTTCATTCTATGAAGATTGTTGTAGATACTTGATGACAAGTGTACGAGTAAGACTACTTTTATATGCGATGAATAATTTGatctattttgttttcttctattcTACACATTGCTACCTTAACAAAcagttttattcaattttcttaaaGATGAAGTGCATTAAACGGCTGAAGGAGTAAATTAGATTTGAGTCACGTTCTAGAGAAGTTAACTGGAAAAAGTGTAAACAAACGTGAAAGGATCAAAATACATGTGACATGGTCCTTATGACGAAATCAACGTTTCATTCCACACTGATCGTAATTTGAGCGTTCTTTTTCAtgaataaattgaaattataataattagtcatctcagtttctaaaattattaaaaagaatttcTAATCCTTgaaattaacaactaatattaGTTACGTTAGTTCCTAATGTTAAGGATCTATACTTACTCTGGCGATATGATATTGATTTGGTGATAAAGAGAATGGATGAAAGGATAGATGGTACGTTGAAATTTTCTATTAACATAAATTTACaaactattaattattaatatgtgctgataaaaaaaatttatacctaaatttgacaaaaaaaactaGAGTATGTGAGAAATTTTCTTCAGTTTGAATggatatactttatttttttttattacatttactTGGGAGATTAATTCCCTTATTTTTGATGAATCACTTGgaccaaagaagagaaaagactagataaaaaaacaacagTGCCCCTTTCCGAGAAGGTGCAAAATGGTCATGACTCATGTAATGTGAGGACTCCGTGAGTCTGATCTACTTTACTATGCTGCTATGTTTACTAAATGGTGTGGTGAGGGTTGAGTCGTGTTCATGTTTAtcaatcacttgtttctttgatGCTTCCTTATGTTAATTCTGAATCCATCAAACACTTTCTCagctattttaaatttgaattccccTCTCAGTATGACCTCTTTTGCCGTTTCACCCACGAGTCTTTTCTTCACTCTAATAGCCCATTCAACTTCAATCCTCAGCCATCGTTAAGTCCTTCGGCAAACTTTTAGTTAAAACCTtaggtttatttatttattttttattttaaaatccttCCATCACGAAATAAAAAATCTTCCTAGGCCTAacgtatgattttttttttcttatgatagAATATGGCATTTCTTTCTCCATAATGCATAAGTCATTGcaattttttcatctttaaattagtttttagtatgctatttttgaaatttttttagtcccACAATGACTAGATAAAGTATTGGAATAGTACATATTATGAGTTAACTTTtgaatttaaagaatttttaaatattaataagcaACCTTCATCCTCTGAGTTgacttttttttgtctaaagtTAATTCATAAAGTTAGAATTGCTCCTATACCAAAGTAAGAttaaatttatctatttatatacactatttaacaatataaaaaactatatattggtaatattttatttccatttGCAAAATTTATGTTTGAGGAAGGCGAAGAAAATTATAAAGCTGATGTGTTGGTAAAGGGAGGATGGAGAAAGAAAGAGTTCCTGAGTTTGAATTGTtttactactaaaaaaataataattaaccattaatattttatttccatttgcaaaatttatgtttgaggaagacgaagaaaattataaagttGATGTGTTGGTAAAGAGAGGATGGATAAAGAAAGAGATTGGGAGTTCGAATtgtttcactactaaaaaaataattaaccattaatatttgtagataaaaaaaaaaattcctgtcAAAAGTAAGGTTTATAACTATATTTGCAACGTGAATTTTGTTAACCtaaagacaaaacaaaaattgaagttgAACAAGTCTTTATTGTtgtaaaatatatgttaatgGATTCGAACCCTCACTGTACTCTTGGAGATTTGATCCCTTTACCTGCATTCAACATCAGTCTCATTTGTTAGTGTTATGCGATGTTGCACTCCTTCGTTTTGTTATGGAGTGGCTGTCCCTGTAATAGATATTGCAGTTTCTGAAGGCCACTGTGATGTACATCACAAGTGGTTCTAAGATAGATATTAAATAGTTAGAATAAAAGAGAACActgtgtttttactttttactatcAATTTCAATAGTTAAACTGTGTctttattctaattaaaaataattgttacgCAGAGATGGATCATGATGAGTGTATTGAAGGAGgggctgaattttttttgcataattatttaaatattataattctaataaataattatttaacaaataataagtttaaaaatatttattatgaattttatggataaaattagagatatgatttactttaatttttttaggcaaatatcaaataaaaaatatattctatatattttattaattttttatatatatgcacACAAAGAGTCCAAAGGCAGAGAGGAGCCAAAATTCGTGCTTGTCCTTCTTGGATCTGTCCATGTTGTTACAGAATATCGTTGATTTTAATCTATAATTAATGGTCCATGTAATTTAAAgtgttaatttatataaaaaggtATTTAATGTGATGATGGTTATATATAAAaggataattaaattaatgagttAATTTTAGGATGTGTTTGATTTAGGAAGACAGAagagaaatatgaaaaaaaatttgtgGGACTTACACTTTTTATACtctattttaactaaaaaaattgttttttatttttatcttcttaatTTCTATCCTCTAAACCAAACAGATTATTAGAATAaattatttctctcttctcccatTCTCAATTTGTGAAATGTGATTATGGGTAGTAAAGGAatcagattttaaataaaaactgactgtaaagtaaaaaaaaaggacacTTTTTCACCTACGATTTCACTTTTGAGTACGAATTTATTTTACAagatatatacaaaaaattagtcaaatttaaaataagtactCTGCATTAAGTACGATTGAaagaatgtaatattttttttttcatatacattGGAACAATTGATTATTTACATGATTTTTACTATATCCTTGTTAATTTTCCCTGAATATCAGCGCACAAAAGCATTGATCCATTAATTTTGAGTGTcatgcattaaatattaatcGTTAAACTACTATCATGCGTGAGTTGTCGGTTGTTTCATTAGTCCAAGTCACTGTGTGTTGATTTGTTGAATTAATCTTGGTTCCAAATTTTCAACattcaaataaagaaaaaaaccaTTTTCAGTCAGTCAAGCAAACTAGCAATTCCAGCACAGCAGAGCAAACACGGGTCTATACCCATATCTGCTTACCATTTTTCAACCCcaattcctatatatatataaacaaatgttGTGTACATATCACATCATCCCTTCACAAGCTCACAAAAATATTCATTCTTGTTctaccaaaaaaaggcaaattaaATATCCCTTCACAACTACTTCACTACtacaaattaaaagtgaaatttgTTTTTGTATCATTTATTCATTATATTGAACACTGTCATGGCTTTCCCATACAAGAAGACCTTCCTCATGGTTTTGGTGGCCATCTTCACAGTTTTGGTTGTGTCTCCTCAATTAGGAGCAGCCTGCCGGCCATTATCATCGCAAGATGATCAATGGCCGAAGCAAAATGAATCTCTCTTTTGGTCGATTCTACGAGGTCTAGCACCACCATCACACCCAGATCCGATTCATGGTTAATactaaatatgtttgaaataatCATGGTGGATTACCTTGAAAAACCATGGTAGCATTAAAGCCAATCGTGGTGGCACCATGGTTTCAACGTGTACGTAGTATAAGTCAGCTTTGAGTGCACATAGCTCAAGCAGTTATAATTAATTAGCAAAGAATATTAACCAACCCAAAAGCTCTTGATAACTCTTGGAGACAATAAACTATATATGAGTTGTACAAGTTAATTTCATGTGTTAGATTAtttcctttctttatttttacgtACAAATGAAATTTCATGTACTTTCTTGTATTCTCATGTCCTTGCAATAATCTTAATGCATGATATATAGTAATTTTGAAACAAAGTCCAGTTTGTACGTAAGATCGCCCCTCCACGCACGATCTTCTTACGTCTAACTATGATGATGTTTGAATTtcgaagttaaaaaataaaacatgttaaCAATGGTGCTTTTTATTGACCTTGTATTTGACCAACAATTGCAAGTCAGAGTCAAAAGCTAGTGAGTGGTCCCACGGAAtattactcggctagaaaatttaaaaaaaaaggataaaaattgtcagattttattttgttaggagaaaagaaaaataataatttcctagattacatatattttttttactcgaGACAATTCGTGTTAGGCGaataaaatcattatatatGAATGACATCATGACAAAGTcctctttgaaaagaaaaaaaaaatggggggAGGGGGGAGACATGGCTGTTCTCTGCTCCGCCACTGCTAATGATTAAGTTAGAACATTTTATATTGGTTGATCCAtgtttttaatgataaaaaaaacttatagtgTGGAGCTAGGAAATTAGTCATTATTTTGCATTGATGGTTTTGTattgttaaaaaattgataaggTAAGCTATATATCTAGCTAGATTTGCATTAACCATGCATGCACGTATAAGTTCCAAAATGAGATAGtatgtttttaattcttatgaaaatattttattgatttctaaatttttttatatttctttttacaaatcttaaaattaaaaaaaataataaaactaaataaaactatagttacaagaataaaaatatatttttcccttAAAAATTACAGCCAAACGTAAAAttgtcaattttcaatttttgttgtcGTTTCAATCCAGTATAGTGaagatatcatattttttaataatccgatttctattattttagttgtatatttttgtttatctaTTAACTTGATtccaatatttaataataatgctaattttttttaacatctgTGTTAGCACTctgctagatttttttttaaatcagtaaaatatgtattaatatataaataatggtACCAGTGGTAGCGATATGATTACAAAATATAATGCAGAGGCATTCAATCAGTTCCGATGATCAACATTTCTGTTAAACTGTATCTCAATttaatatatgaattaaatttgcacaattaaagtatataattagagatcaaatttgaaaaaaaaaactaaattcaatAAATGACGATAATAAGAACACTAAAAGTATATAATTAACCATTATTCTTTTACCAAAAAATGGCCAGCCAACATATTTACACTACTTTTGCATGTTTCTTAAGCCAaggctataaataaaattgaaaacgaaTTAAATTACTTTGTACAATAGCTAGCATATTTAAATGGGCCAAAGTGCTAAATTTTTGGGTTTGTGTCTGTTACCccatttcaagttttttttatgaagttattctaatagttttcttaaattttGGTAGCCTACATTACTTGGGCAAAAGTCATAAGGGGGCTATTGTTACGCACACTCATTAATTATGCGTGATTtccattttttacttttataaaactGATATTAGGTAATTTGTAAGTTTCATATatagaaagataaaattatttgttattttttgaactaaaaaacaaatatatgcaGTAATTACTGGTTTGTAGGCAtatgcatttaatttttctctcccTGAACTTTACATTAAAACAATCCTATCATATCATTAAACGCGTGACTTAATGGACATGAgattcttcttatttattcaaaggttttgagtttgaattttgaatatatgTGTATTTGTTGTATTaaatacttgattttttttttatcgtacACAATAATTTTACTTGGTTTGATCAAGATTTTCCAACATACTGGGTGTGTTGCATTCCATTTAAGTTACAGTATTGGATTGgttcaattaattaaacttgGTTATAGATTTTCAAA encodes the following:
- the LOC114371038 gene encoding transcription factor bHLH3-like — translated: MVGEKFCVSEDDKGVLESVLGAEAVAFFISALSNNVFSRVVAPSAGADPALRQRLCQLVEGSKWNYAVFWQVAGLKSGGSALVWGDGHCSDPKGERNGVGKEDEQEVRKKVLQKLDACFGGSLLKDANHVRLDRVSELLMFYLSSMCYIFGFDSLCGPGSSFKSGKFIWASDAAGCLNQLESRSFLGKLAGLHTVVFVPLKSGVVELGSFEMVPEEQGVVEMVRTAFGESSPGQAKVFPKIFGHELSLGDTKSQSITISFSPKVEDDPGFTSDSYEVQALGVNHAYGNSSNGTLGDGNEGTLFPQLNQMMAGNFNAQARVPCLDLGNEDSSSIHADERKPKKRGRKPANGREEPLNHVEAERQRREKLNQRFYALRAVVPNISKMDKASLLGDAITFITDLQMKIKVLEAEKNMGNNKDQKLSLPDMDFQEREDDTVVTVRCPLDIHPVSNVVKTFREHQIVAQDSNVSTADDKIIHTFSIRTEGGEAAAIQLKEKLEASLSKS